In a genomic window of Aricia agestis chromosome 2, ilAriAges1.1, whole genome shotgun sequence:
- the LOC121735686 gene encoding chorion class A proteins Ld24-like: MSRFAFVVLACLLQNVYSQCISAGWPAATIGAPCGCGAELVGPLGLGIAGPAGLGLAGPTGLGLAGPLSLGIAGPAGLGLAGPLGLGVAGPAYGGVGIGEVAVAGELGVAGNTAVAGQVPILGAVEFGGIVPAGGAVSIGGSCACGCNSLAGPWIM; the protein is encoded by the exons ATGTCTCGCTTCGCCTTCGTCGTCCTCGCCTGCCTGCTCCAG AATGTATACAGCCAGTGCATCAGCGCGGGCTGGCCGGCCGCCACCATCGGCGCGCCGTGCGGCTGCGGCGCCGAGCTGGTCGGCCCCCTCGGCCTGGGCATCGCCGGCCCCGCCGGTCTTGGCCTCGCCGGCCCCACTGGCCTGGGTCTGGCCGGCCCCCTCAGCCTCGGCATCGCCGGCCCCGCTGGCCTGGGTCTGGCCGGCCCCCTCGGCCTGGGCGTCGCCGGCCCCGCGTACGGCGGCGTCGGCATCGGCGAGGTGGCCGTGGCCGGCGAGCTGGGAGTGGCCGGTAACACCGCCGTGGCCGGCCAGGTGCCCATCCTCGGCGCCGTGGAGTTCGGCGGCATCGTGCCCGCCGGCGGCGCGGTCTCCATCGGCGGCAGCTGCGCCTGCGGCTGCAACAGCCTCGCTGGACCTTGGATCATGTAA